A region from the Triplophysa rosa linkage group LG4, Trosa_1v2, whole genome shotgun sequence genome encodes:
- the fbxo8 gene encoding F-box only protein 8, which translates to MGQGLWRVVRNQQLQQQYSEQCYLQRDRERSRRAGPSLADPLQQRHTPQCQVPGTDISHLLRVRKGKDEHGFIDLEMLPPELSITILSYLNATDLCLASCVWQDLGNDEYLWQGLCKSTWGHCSIYNRRLPSGFSYRKLYMELDEGSLTFNANLQEGISYFMSRGILVDHPKEIAKFIFYTRMLNWKMLRVYLDERRDVLDELVTLHNFSNQFLPNALRDFFRHIHAPEERGEYLETLITKFSHRFCACNPTLVQDVGLSPDAVYVLCYSLILLSIDLTSPHVKNKMSKREFIRNTRRAAQNISEDFVGHLYDNIYLIGHVAA; encoded by the exons ATGGGTCAGGGTCTGTGGAGGGTGGTGAGGAACCAGCAGCTGCAGCAGCAGTACAGTGAACAGTGCTATCTCCAGCGGGACAGAGAACGGAGCCGAAGGGCAGGGCCCTCACTGGCTGATCCACTGCAGCAGCGCCACACACCCCAGTGCCAGGTACCTGGCACTGACATCAGTCACCTGCTGCGTGTCCGCAAGGGCAAAGATGAACATGGCTTTATCGATCTTGAGATGCTGCCCCCCGAACTCAGCATCACTATCCTCTCCTATTTGAATGCTACCGACCTGTGCCTGGCCTCCTGTGTATGGCAGGACTTGGGCAATGATGAGTACCTGTGGCAGGG CTTGTGCAAGTCCACTTGGGGTCACTGTTCAATATACAACCGAAGGCTCCCATCTGGATTTTCCTATAGAAAGCTTTACATGGAGTTAGATGAAGGAAGTCTAACCTTCAACGCCAACCTGCAAGAG GGTATCAGTTACTTCATGTCCAGAGGCATTCTGGTGGACCACCCGAAAGAAATTGCCAAGTTTATATTCTATACCAGAATGCTAAACTGGAAGATGCTGCGGGTTTATCTTGATGAACG GCGGGATGTCCTGGATGAGCTAGTCACACTTCATAATTTTAGCAACCAGTTCCTGCCTAATGCACTGAGGGACTTCTTCAGGCACATCCATGCTCCGGAGGAGAGGGGCGAGTACCTGGAGACCCTAATCACCAAGTTCTCTCATCGCTTCTGCGCCTGCAACCCCACTCTTGTGCAGGATGTGGGCTTAAGTCCTG aTGCGGTGTACGTTCTGTGCTACTCCCTCATCCTTCTCTCCATCGACCTCACCAGCCCTCACGTAAAGAACAAGATGTCCAAAAGAGAGTTTATCCGAAACACACGACGGGCAGCTCAGAACATCAGCGAGGACTTTGTAGGCCACCTCTATGACAACATCTATCTGATCGGCCACGTGGCAGCTTAG